A window of the Brachyspira suanatina genome harbors these coding sequences:
- a CDS encoding variable surface family protein, whose product MKKILLTAIALLAMASTSVFGMYGDQDDWIDFLTAGNQLRARMDQLGFVLGNNTIKGTFGLITQDAVTSLGSIISGETDNLGLDATVSMGIGYTSDIFGIGLGYNFTYYNSTLGVHTPVLMVNALNNNLRIAIPIQIAASKDPFGKYTISQYKDYLGISTDIQIRYYTEIDVFNQVRLYIKYGQSGYKNVKNNFDMFAQSFGFETRLYFLNRTIGNVNINPFIKVSYNTALASSDVMVRAGESLVNTTYSKKENKWEKNPYNVTAAAVLGLTANSDMLSLYVEPSLGYNAVYKGKYKTDSKYYKVQHNLYWGAYAELYITPVQDIEWYFEMDINNGNSRQTSSIPIYFESTTGITWYLPEL is encoded by the coding sequence ATGAAAAAAATTTTATTGACTGCTATTGCTTTGTTGGCTATGGCAAGTACATCTGTTTTTGGTATGTATGGCGATCAGGATGATTGGATTGATTTTCTTACAGCTGGAAATCAATTAAGAGCCAGAATGGATCAATTAGGATTTGTACTTGGAAACAATACTATTAAAGGTACTTTCGGACTTATAACTCAAGATGCCGTAACATCATTGGGAAGTATAATTTCAGGTGAAACAGATAATTTAGGATTAGATGCTACTGTTTCTATGGGAATAGGATACACTTCTGATATTTTCGGCATTGGCTTAGGATATAATTTTACATATTATAACAGCACTTTAGGCGTTCATACTCCTGTACTTATGGTCAATGCTTTAAATAATAATTTAAGAATAGCAATACCTATACAAATAGCTGCATCAAAAGATCCTTTCGGAAAATATACTATCAGTCAATATAAAGACTATTTAGGAATAAGCACAGATATACAAATAAGATACTATACAGAAATAGATGTATTCAATCAAGTAAGATTATACATAAAATATGGACAGTCAGGTTATAAAAATGTTAAAAATAATTTTGATATGTTTGCTCAATCATTTGGTTTTGAAACTAGACTATATTTCTTAAACCGCACAATTGGAAATGTAAATATTAATCCTTTTATTAAAGTTTCATATAATACAGCTTTAGCCAGCAGTGATGTAATGGTTAGAGCAGGAGAATCTCTTGTAAATACTACTTATAGTAAAAAAGAAAATAAATGGGAAAAAAATCCTTATAATGTAACTGCTGCTGCTGTATTAGGATTAACTGCTAACAGTGATATGCTATCTCTTTATGTTGAACCTTCTTTAGGATACAATGCCGTTTATAAAGGAAAATATAAAACTGATAGTAAATATTATAAAGTACAGCATAATTTATATTGGGGAGCTTATGCAGAACTTTATATTACTCCCGTTCAAGATATTGAATGGTATTTTGAAATGGACATTAATAATGGTAATTCAAGACAGACTTCTTCTATACCTATATACTTTGAATCTACTACAGGGATAACTTGGTATTTGCCTGAATTATAA